The region CAGGCCCTCTAACACTTCTCTGGCTCTCATGCGGGGCTGCAGAAGGGTGGAAGGTGGCATGGTTGGGACAGGGACAGCTGTGTGGCTCAGGTTGAAACCCCCGTTTCCAAGCTGCTCCCTTCTGAGCTCCAAGCTATAGAACTGCCGGTGCACCCCTCAACCCCTGCCTAGCGCCAGGGcagtcaggagagagagaggcctggCCGGGCCCCTCTGCAGCCCGCCATCCTGGTGACAAACCCCGCCTCCAACTCCCCACCGTACAGAAGAGGCCTTTCTTCCCCCCAAGAACAGAGCTTCAGTGTCTGGACGCACGCTGCCTGGGCCCTGCTGCTTCCAGtctgggttggaagaacaaagcccctcctcccctcctccctgggcggaagggaagagaaggcagtggAGGCTGGGGAAGAGATGGTGGGGCCTGGTGCCAGCTGAGGCTGCAGAGGAACCCAGGCAGAGGCTGAGCACCAAGTCGGAGCCTTGGCCAAGACCTTCACTCCGAGACAGGCTGACTCAGAGTTGGACCACAGAGCTGGAGCTCTCTGCGGGGTCTACTGAAAGGTCTCCCCTCCCCAAGGGCTCCCCCCCAGGGCCCACCTGAACTTTGTGTCACCCCATCGGTGGGCCTAGAACTCTCATCAGCCTTATTCCTTCAAAGCCCTTCTTGGTTACTTTGGGGTAAAGGTTTCAAGATTCCTAGGGTCAAGTCCAAGTAAACAGGTAGGCCAGAAGGAATTCAGGGAGTATCACACATGTTCCCGGTGCCAAGCGGAGGCTCCCTGTGCCTCACCCTCCATGGTCATTGGCCCCAAAGGCTAGTCAACCCTGAAGGCTCCtttgggagggctggggagggggttcTGTGTGAGCAGTTCCGCTAATCCCACAATGGTCACTCCCACCTGGGTGGTGGAACCAGGCTGCCCTCTGATCCTTAGAGGAATGTAAAACTGTCAATCCCTGAGGGGCCCCGCCAGGCTCAGGCAGTGGGGCTCTGGGGTGGGTGTTAAAGGTTTGAGGGGAGCTTCTCTGACTGGGCACCGGTCTCCCCTGGGGGCTCCTCTCTTCTTCAggactcccccaccccatcccttgcCAACCCACACCCCTCCTCTCTGTTTCAGGAGAACAGCCGTGAAGTCCTGGCTGAGGTAGCATCTGAGAGCCCCAGATCAGCCCTGGCAAGATCCACCTCCAGTGATACCAGTGAGGAGGTAGGCTGGCCGGGCGGGCGGGCAGAGGGTGGCACTGAGTTACGGGAAGCCCATTCCCAGGCCACGCTCGTTCCTGGCACGCCAGCCTACCTTGGAGGTCACATGCCATGCCACGTTCTGTTCTTGTGACCTGGCTTCCCTGGGCACTGCCCCAAGGGAGCCGGCCACCTTGCCGAGGCTGAGGACCGGGACGCCTCGCCAGGCACTGACTCCCGGCCCTctgccgccgcctcctcctcttTGCAGCTGAATTCCCAAGACAGCCCCAGGAAACAGGACTCCACAGCACCCTCGtctacctcttcctcctccgACCCCATCCTGGACTTCAACATCTCCCTGGCCGTGGCCAAAGAGAGGGCTCACCAGAAACGCAGCAACAAGCGGGCTCCGCAGATGGACTGGAGCAAGAAAAACGAACTCTTCAGCAACTTCTGAGTGTCCTCCTGCGGGCACCAGGGAAAGCTGGTGCGACTGGgccagcccccctgccccacccgagccagctccctctccctcctccccactcactcccCTCCCTAATCTACACACAAATCAGCACCAGCGTCCCTCCTCTATCGGTGAATCTGATTTTTCTAGAGAACCGTGCTCTTCCCTTACCTCGGGGAAGGTCAATGTTTCCAACCTGCCCCAGTCAGCAAGCAGACTCTGGCCTGCGTCTCCTGCGTGCTTCAGCCTACCAGGGGCGCCCTCACCACACCCCTGGGACCTCAGTGAAACCCATACCAAGCAAGGGGTCAGGCAAGAGGTCCTGTTCTTTCACGACCCCAAGTGATGAGTCAAAGGTTAATCAAGGACTGCTGATTACAGCAACGCTGTGGAATGGACAGGGGCCCGTCGTTCTCAGAGCTGCGGCTGGGGCATTTActtttgttcatttgattttttttttttttttttttgagtgcagTACCACAGACAGAGTTTAGAGggatttttgtttccttgattAACATGATTTTCCAGGTTGTTGCATCCAGGATATAGCAGCAACCTTAGCCTTAAACTTTGTTTTTGCTCCTActacacgccccccccccccctcaccacCGGGAGCCCCGGGCAACATGGGGAGGGTCTGGCCACCTCCTGCCCAGCCACCCCACTGTAAGGAAACTCCCATCAGAAATTCAACTGGCTTCCAAACCGCCTTGGCCTCTGTGTCTTCCTTTAGAGCCCTGGGTAGCCTCTGGCTGACGGGGTAGGGTACAGCTGGACGGGAAGACAGTCCAGGGCTCTCTGACTCCAGGCCAGGGAACAGAATGTGGGCAGCTATAAATCAGAGGGCCTTGGGCCCTGCAGCTGCCTGAGCTTTGCACAAGTCCTGCCCCAGAGAAACAGTTGTAGGAAGTGGGAGGTAAGATCTACACAGTCAGAAGGCTTTATGCAGTTTTAATTCAAGAGCGCTGAAACTGTGAATCCCAAATGGAGCTGCATTTGGAATACGAAGACTTTGATCTTTCCACTCAGCCAGTGGGGTGCAGGATCCCCTGGAGTGGGCTGAGCTGGCACCAGATTTTCTATCTTATCTGGCCGTGGACAGGATTGGAGGGCAGCTCTCCAGGACTAGGGGAAAACAAACCCAGCCCACTGAGTCCCAGGACATGCTCTGTGTCAGGTGGGGTGGAAGGGACTTTCCAAGGGCAAAATGCCCTGCTCCTCCTCAAAAAGATCCAGGGCTCTTACACCCGTGGCACCTGAGGCCACATCCCAGAAGCCTGCCAAAGTGGCCCGCAAGGGCTGACACTGCCAGGCCCAGAGGCTCCTGGGTTGGTGcttgcagagaaggaagagaagttgATGCTGCAAGAGACAGCTAATCAAAGGGAGTTAAGAATGAGTCACTATCTGGACATCTTGGTCTCTAGTTAGGGCTTAGAGTCCCACCAGTGGTTAAGAGAAACCATTCCAAACCTTTTCACGGTACCAACGGCCTGGGGTCTGGCCCGCCCCCTCCTAACCTTGCCATTATCCTTTGGCCCATGTCGAGGTCCCTTCAGGTAAGCAAGGCCTGAAGACTGCCCCACAGGGCAGTGGAGGGACCCCTCCCTACCTCACCTGTTGAGTAGGGAAGCCCTGGGGGCCTCTGACTAAGCTGAAGGCCAGAACTCCTACCCCTTCCCTACCACTGAGGGGCCGGACACAGTACAAAGGGGGCTTCCAAATGCAGTCAGATTCTAGTGGGATTCACCAGGATCAAGGGGACTGGGAACTGAGGCCCTCAGCAGTAGTTCTGGCTCTGCCATCAAATGCTCCGgcaccttgagcaaatcactgcAATTCACCTGCAGGTTTCCTCCCCTTGGGAATACCCTAGGTACCCTTGAGGGTCTCTTCCGTGACTGTTTTGAAACGTGTCTAGCCTTGATAACCACAGCAGATCATGACTGGACAGTTAGGAATCCAGGGGcgttcccccagcccccaccccctcgctCTGAATTGGGAGACCTGGCCCAGCTCTCTGCCTGTTAAAGCACCAGGCAGCCTGGCGGTCCCGAACCTGTGCCTCTGGCGCCTCCTTGTGGCTCTGTCAGGTGCAGCTGCTCCCGGAGGCAGAGAAGTGAGGGGTGGAGAGTAAGAGATCACAGGTACCTTCAGGAAGGTACCGCTGAGTGGCTTCTGCTTCCTCCTGCAGCCCTTGCAACTGAGcagaggctccaggcttcaaCAGAGCGGTGCTTCAGCCACAAGCAGCTGCATCCAAAACTCACTCCTGGGTCCAAAGAGAAGCAGCAAGGACAAAGGACACATGCTCACTTTCCAAGCCTCCTGTTTTTCAGGGCCTAGCTCGTTCACTTCCAAACTTCTTGGGGTCACACTTAGCCTACTAATGCAGAACAAAAGCAGACTGAGCTCCTCCTGCCCTGATCCTACCACGCTGGACTAGACGCTGCAGGCTGGACCTTCTGGTGGCTCACCACTGAGGCccaaggagaaagcaggggaaagTGCTGTGCAGTACACTTTACTCCAGGTCAGGGCCTCCACTCCAGGGCACCGCCTCTGCCCTTCCAAGGGAAAGGGGGCATCCTGGCCATGCACCAGGCCCCCATTCACCTctgttcccacctccaccctgcctCCGGTGAATTCGTGCTGTCCACTCCAGGTCCGAGAGTCCACTCCAGGTTTCTCCTGGCCAGCCCTGGCGCAGTTCATCCACACTGCCAGCCTGAGGGAAGCCAAGGCAAGTCCAGCCCAGAATCTGAAGGGCCCCAAAAGGAGGCTCCCAGGCTAGATGGAGGTAGAAGCACTCTGCCCCAAAGGCCTCAAAGGTTCACCTCCTTTGGACTGCGTGGTCCCACCACCCCCATTCACACAGGGTGGCTGCCCGCAAGGTCAGTGGTCAATGGGACTCTGACAGCCCATCTCTATAGCACTTCTCCTGCACATGGCTGGTCTGCTCCAGAAGCCACTGCCGCTCATGTTGAGTCACTGTCAGTCTGAGCGTCACCTCTTGAAAAACGCTACTCACAGCCACCTATGTGAACCAGAGAGAGCAGACCCAGCTAAGTTACAGCTATGAGCTCTAGCACCACTGGGGCTCACCACCCAGGCCTCACCCTCCCACCAGTGACATCCTTACCTGCTCAAAGTGAAGCTTCCGGAACATCCGGATACTTGGTTCATTTCCTTGCCCAATTTTAGCCTCAAACTTGGTCAGACCTAGCTTGGACACTCCTCCCAGAGAAGATCAAAAGAGAGGGACAAGCCACAGGGTGAagcccccctcccacacacacctcCTGTCCTTCCTGTCCCATTTTGCCTTGGAGGCACCtgtcacctgccccccccccccccccaggcctggaGAAGGCCCACTCCCAACATGCCCTCATGTGCCCTCACCCTCACCTGGGCCTGGCCACTTCTCCCACTGTCTGCTCAGACTTCCTTACCATAAGACATCATCATGAGAACAGCCTCGGTGCCAAAGCCTTTGCCCCTGCAGCTGGGCTCTAAGAAAAACAATGATAGTCACTgatgctgtgtgccaggctccaCCGCAGGTCCTGGACAGCTAAAACCTCATCTCATCCTTCGCAGCCCTACACAGTACTATTATTACCATTGTGCAGATAATAATACagacacagaaattaaaatgacCTGCACAAGCGCTCACAGCTTAGAGACCCCCAGCAACCTGACCCCAAAGCTGACCCTTTAACCTCAGTGTGCTGCCTCAGGACAGTTTTGGGGAAAGGCTGTGGACCAAGAAGGACACAAACTAGAGGGGCTCCTCCCACAGCATGGGAAGATGCTCCAgatatgctcatttattttgggagggtccccagtccccccacccccagcaaggATGGGGCATGATGAAGTTGGAAGACCCCCAAACCAAAGGTTAAATTCGCATCTAAGCATAACATGGGAATAAAGGAAACCTCCATGGGTGAGCCACTAGGTGCTGGCCTTACTAACGTGGAACCTTCCATTGAGCTGAGGACCCTCTGCAGCCCCAGCTGGCTTAGGGTTCAGCAGATCGAGGGccagaagggagggaaggcagggccaGGTGGAACAAACCTGCAATCATGACCTCAATCTCCCCCAAGGAGGGGTCCCCTGGATCTGTGAGGAAGAGGTTCACATCTCCCGCCATGCAGCTCTCTTCAGTGGTGCGTGGCTGGGCCTGCCACTTCTCTGCATCCAGCACAATGAATGTGCACTCTGAGGAGGGAGGCGACAGGGTTATCGCCTGCACTCCCCAAAGCAGGGGAGTAACGACAGTCTTCCCACCCAAACCAGAGAGCTGCAGAACATCGCCTCTGTCCGCCGGGAGAAAAAGGCACCCAGAGCTCCCTTTAGCGGATTACAAAGCCCTAAATTTGCCTCACTCGGGAAAAGACAGTCTCCCCTGAACAGCAGCTGTATTCTCAGGGAGCAGTAACCACAACTGGGTTTGTGCAAGAGATGTGAGGGGCAGGGCCTCAATTTACAGCCAGAGCCCCAAATGCTTTACTCTCTCTCCCAGGCCTGATGCAGTGAGTGGGGAAGAAGACAGAAGCGTCAGCCAGGGGGACTGGCTTCAGTGGGCATAAGAGTATGACGGTTTCAGGCACTTTCCGGATTTTTCATGAAGGGCTTTTCACAAAGTTTCTGTGGCCCTGGAAGGGCTACAGCTGggaatgagaaagggagagagggaaccagGAGACTGCCTCTGGAGCCAGCACAGGGCTTCTGCTTCTCACTGTCTGCATCTTCCCGCCAGCTCTGCTGCATCGAATACTCTTGCTCCAGGGTCAGGGGCTCAGAGGCTGTCAAACGCTGCAGCTCCTCTGATTTCATCCACTCGTGGTACCTGTAGGGACAGGGGGATGACCTCTGGCATGCAGGACTGATTCAGAAGCACGGGCCTGACATTTTATGAGATGAGGAGATTGGTAGAAAAGAGAGGCCCACAAGGCTAACACAGGGCTCATAAAAGACCCAAGGAAAGGGTCACAGTAGTTCCTAAGACAGAGAGCCACCAGCACAAGACCCAGAAGCAGGCTGGTCCTACAAGAGAGCAGCAGGAGGGATCAGTTCTGTCTGTCCAGCTTCCCATCCGGTCTCAGGGGTCAGTGCGGGGGAGCAGTCTGAACTCAAACATTCCTCAAATTCCTGAGTGGAAGTGTATAGCAGGCTGACCTCAGTAAGGAAGGCTGGAAAGATCTCCACAAAGGCCGAGCACAGGaacccccaaaaagaaaaactgcaaataGAGAATACACCCCCACATCCGCACCATCCCAGTCTACGAGACATCTGTCAATTGCCAattaccaccccccaccccccacccccccacacacacaagaGTCTGACCCTGCGACTCAGTTCTGGCCTCTTAAAAACAGTAGACATCAGAACAACCCATCAGCTCAGTTTTATGACAAGCTGACATTAAGTCTTCAAGAACGGAGCATATTCACTGACGCCAGAAGAACGTCACTAATTTACAATTGGGCAGTTCCTTCTTTTCTTACACATTCACTTTAAATAATTCCTTGCTGAAAGTCCAAAAAGGAAGCTGGGAGGATGAAAGGGAAAAGCGGGGGATGAGTAACTTGAAGGGAAGTCGTCCTCTGCTTCAGCATCCACTTTTTTCTGTCATTACTGCTCCAAGCGATGATGCTTCTCCTTCTTAGAGGAAATAGCCTCTGAGTTTGGGGCTAAGGAAGGGAGGCCCTCCTGGCTGCACCTTGGAGAACTGGCTTGCACCCCATGTTAGGTGGACCCTTACCTAGGCACGTGCTCTGAGGTGTAGGGTACCAGCACCACCTTCTTTCCCAGCAGCAAGGTGTTCTCATTTAATCTCATGGTAGCAGCCTGCAGGTGGGGAGGGCAAGCACTTCAGGACCTTGTTTCCTCCCACTTAGGGTGGGAGCCCTGAGCCTTCAGTTCACTGAATGTCTCCCGGGGGCTAAGCTGTCAGAAGAACCTtggtccttctttccttccaaacACTTCAGAGAACACGACTCTAGACCCTTTGAGAGAAGGGGAAGCGGGCTGGTTAAAGATAATTAAACAATTCTTGAATCGCATCTCAGGGGGTTAAGCCTGAGCTGCCGTGTCTGCGTGTCCCACCTCGCCGAACGTGGAAGCCCGGAGCTCAAGTACCGACACTTAACCCCAAAGCTCCCATCACGCGCCCCAGTCCTGACACTCGGTCCCACGATCAACTTTCAGCCCCGCTTTAAGCCTATTTCCAACCCCTTCTCCCAgcgaccacccccccacccccacctgactcgggccctctctcctccctaccCACCAAGCCAAGCCTAATTAGGCTCCTTTAGGGTGAGGCAGACTTAAATTCTCACTCCCCTCCCCTTAGTGTGGACCTGTGGGCTACTCTCCTcgatcccttccttccccacccccccccccaacaccggGGTCCCAGAACGGCTCAACACACACCCACTCCCCGCCGAAGAAAGCATCCCCACCCGAGGGGGCGATCCGCCTCCTGAGACAAGCCCAGCTTCCCCACCGGCCCGCGGCCTCCCAGCCCGCACGCGCGTGGGAGCGCCCCTCCCCGGTTTCCGCCACGCAGACGGCGGCCGCCCCGGCCCAATCCCGGTCCCGCCTCCGCAAGGCGCCCAATCAGCGTGCTGCGCCCCGCCCAGGGCGCGCACGGGCTAGGTGGGCTCCGAACGCGGGCGCATGCGCGCTGCGCGCGCTGGTGCGGGACAGCTGGCGCCGGCGGCAGCGGAGGGGTTGGAGGCGGCGGCCGGGAGTCAGCCGCCGTGCAGGTGTCCGGTCCGGCGGGAGGGTGGGATGGGCTGGGTCGGCGCCAGACTCGGGGCCCCTCCGGGAGGGAGACATAAGTCGGGGAAAGGCTCGGAGCGGGGCTCTTGAGAAGAGGGGGAGGCTTGAGGCTGGGGAGCCCAGAGGCAGGGCAAAATAcaggtggctggggggggggggcggggaatggagGACTCGTTCCAAAGGAGAGGTTTGGGGACCAGGAGTTGGGTTGGGAGGCGACCTGGAAAAGCCCCCAGTTAGTTGCCCTAGGCGGAGGTGACAGTTACTTGGGCTGCCGTGTGTGGTAGCGAGCTCGCTGTTCCTGACATCAAACGTGGATAGCCACCTCAGAGTGTGCAAAGGGGGCGCTTGTGTTGGGGGAGACTTCGTGGCTTGTGGGTCTCCTCGTTTCACTTGGAGTCTGAGCGGCCCTGGATGCATTCATGCCCCGCACAGCAAGGAAAAAGTTCGAGGAAACCACCCTGGTGTCAGTCATCTAGGGCTGTCTCTCATGGCAGATGTTGAGGCCACGTCTGTAATAAAagtgcggggggaggggcgccaTCCAgaagtgcccccacccccatcgaGGTCTATCAGAAAGTTGAAGTCTGCTCTTTTGCCTTAGGGAGCCACAGGAGCCGGCGGAAAGAGAAGAAACCTAAAGAAACTCGGCTGCCCACCGACCCTTCCTCACTTTTGGAAATGGCGGGAGAAATCACAGAGACCGGGGAGCTCTATTCTCCCTACGTGAGTTTTACCCACATGGTTGCCACCGGCTCCTAGAGAAGCACGGTGCTTCCTCGACTGTACTAGCGATTGCCGCTGCTTTTGGACCCTGGCGAAAGCCAGGGT is a window of Prionailurus viverrinus isolate Anna chromosome E1, UM_Priviv_1.0, whole genome shotgun sequence DNA encoding:
- the NAT9 gene encoding alpha/beta-tubulin-N-acetyltransferase 9 isoform X2, encoding MRLNENTLLLGKKVVLVPYTSEHVPRYHEWMKSEELQRLTASEPLTLEQEYSMQQSWREDADKCTFIVLDAEKWQAQPRTTEESCMAGDVNLFLTDPGDPSLGEIEVMIAEPSCRGKGFGTEAVLMMMSYVSKLGLTKFEAKIGQGNEPSIRMFRKLHFEQVAVSSVFQEVTLRLTVTQHERQWLLEQTSHVQEKCYRDGLSESH
- the NAT9 gene encoding alpha/beta-tubulin-N-acetyltransferase 9 isoform X3, with product MRLNENTLLLGKKVVLVPYTSEHVPRYHEWMKSEELQRLTASEPLTLEQEYSMQQSWREDADKCTFIVLDAEKWQAQPRTTEESCMAGDVNLFLTDPGDPSLGEIEVMIAEPSCRGKGFGTEAVLMMMSYASL
- the NAT9 gene encoding alpha/beta-tubulin-N-acetyltransferase 9 isoform X1 gives rise to the protein MRLNENTLLLGKKVVLVPYTSEHVPRYHEWMKSEELQRLTASEPLTLEQEYSMQQSWREDADKCTFIVLDAEKWQAQPRTTEESCMAGDVNLFLTDPGDPSLGEIEVMIAEPSCRGKGFGTEAVLMMMSYGVSKLGLTKFEAKIGQGNEPSIRMFRKLHFEQVAVSSVFQEVTLRLTVTQHERQWLLEQTSHVQEKCYRDGLSESH